One window of Strigops habroptila isolate Jane chromosome Z, bStrHab1.2.pri, whole genome shotgun sequence genomic DNA carries:
- the ATP5F1A gene encoding ATP synthase subunit alpha, mitochondrial has translation MMLSARVAAALARSLPRQAGLVSRNTLGAAFLATRNIHASKTCYQKTGTAEVSSILEERILGADTSAELEETGRVLSIGDGIARVYGLRNVQAEEMVEFSSGLKGMSLNLEPDNVGVVVFGNDRLIKEGDVVKRTGAIVDVPVGEELLGRVVDALGNPIDGKGSIASKSRRRVGLKAPGIIPRISVREPMQTGIKAVDSLVPIGRGQRELIIGDRQTGKTSIAIDTIINQKRFNDGTDEKKKLYCIYVAIGQKRSTVAQLVKRLTDADAMKYTIVVSATASDAAPLQYLAPYSGCSMGEYFRDNGKHALIIYDDLSKQAVAYRQMSLLLRRPPGREAYPGDVFYLHSRLLERAAKMNDSFGGGSLTALPVIETQAGDVSAYIPTNVISITDGQIFLETELFYKGIRPAINVGLSVSRVGSAAQTRAMKQVAGTMKLELAQYREVAAFAQFGSDLDAATQQLLNRGVRLTELLKQGQYVPMAIEEQVAVIYAGVRGHLDKLEPSKITKFESAFLAHVLSQHQALLSTIRTEGKISDQTEAKLKEIVTNFLATFEA, from the exons ATGATGCTCTCCGCCCGTGTCGCTGCCGCCCTCGCCCGCTCCCTGCCGCGGCAGGCCGGCCTG GTTTCCAGAAATACCCTGGGTGCAGCGTTTCTTGCTACAAGAAATATCCATGCTTCCAAAACATGCTATCAGAAGACTG GTACTGCTGAGGTATCCTCTATTCTTGAGGAACGTATTTTGGGAGCTGACACCTCTGCTGAACTGGAGGAGACTGGCCGTGTGCTGTCAATTGGTGATGGTATTGCCCGTGTATACGGCCTGAGAAATGTCCAGGCAGAAGAAATGGTTGAATTCTCTTCTGGATTGAAG GGTATGTCCTTGAATTTGGAGCCTGACAATGTTGGTGTTGTCGTGTTTGGTAATGATAGACTCATCAAGGAAGGGGATGTTGTGAAGAGGACTGGTGCTATCGTGGATGTTCCAGtaggggaagagctgctgggcCGCGTTGTAGATGCCCTGGGCAATCCAATTGATGGGAAG GGTTCCATTGCATCCAAGTCACGTAGAAGAGTTGGCTTGAAAGCCCCTGGGATCATTCCCAGAATCTCTGTGCGTGAGCCTATGCAGACTGGTATTAAGGCTGTGGACAGCTTGGTGCCAATTGGTCGTGGCCAGCGTGAGCTGATCATTGGTGACAGGCAGACTGG GAAAACTTCTATTGCAATTGACACAATAATCAACCAGAAACGATTTAATGATGGAACAGATGAGAAGAAGAAGCTGTACTGTATCTATGTTGCAATTGGCCAGAAGAGATCAACAGTTGCTCAGCTGGTGAAGAGGCTCACTGATGCAG ATGCAATGAAGTACACCATTGTGGTGTCTGCCACTGCATCCGATGCAGCACCCCTGCAGTATCTGGCTCCGTATTCAGGCTGCTCCATGGGGGAATACTTCAGAGACAATGGAAAACATGCATTGATCATCTATGATGACTTATCCAAACAG GCTGTTGCCTATCGTCAGATGTCTCTGCTGCTGCGTCGCCCACCTGGTCGGGAAGCCTACCCAGGTGATGTGTTCTACCTGCACTCCCGCCTGCTGGAGAGGGCAGCCAAGATGAATGAttcctttggaggtggctctcTGACTGCCTTGCCTGTCATTGAAACTCAGGCTGGTGATGTGTCTGCTTACATTCCAACCAATGTCATCTCCATCACTGATGGACAG ATTTTCTTGGAAACTGAGTTGTTCTACAAGGGTATCCGTCCAGCCATCAATGTTGGTCTGTCTGTGTCCCGTGTAGGTTCAGCTGCTCAGACCAGGGCTATGAAGCAG GTGGCAGGTACCATGAAGCTGGAATTGGCCCAGTACCGTGAAGTGGCTGCCTTTGCCCAGTTTGGGTCTGATCTGGATGCTgccacacagcagctgctgaaccGTGGTGTACGTCTGACAGAGCTGCTCAAACAAGGACAGTATG TTCCCATGGCTATTGAGGAACAGGTTGCAGTCATCTACGCTGGTGTCAGAGGCCACTTGGACAAGCTGGAGCCCAGCAAAATCACCAAATTTGAGAGTGCTTTCCTAGCTCACGTACTGAGCCAGCACCAGGCCCTCCTCTCCACGATCAG GACTGAAGGGAAGATCTCTGACCAGACAGAAGCAAAGTTGAAGGAAATAGTCACAAATTTCCTGGCTACTTTTGAGGCATAA